One window of the Saccopteryx bilineata isolate mSacBil1 chromosome 2, mSacBil1_pri_phased_curated, whole genome shotgun sequence genome contains the following:
- the LOC136325762 gene encoding calcium release-activated calcium channel protein 1 produces MYPEPAPPPSNNSPELPLGGGSTTSGSYRSHHRSGDGEPPGSPPPAAVTYPEWVSQSYSEVMSLNEHSMQALSWRKLYLSRAKLKASSRTSALLSGFAMVAMVEVQLDAAHDYPPGLLIAFSACTTVLVAVHLFALMISTCILPNIEAVSNVHNLNSVKESPHERMHRHIELAWAFSTVIGTLLFLAEVVLLCWVKFLPLKKQPDQPQLTTKPPAPGVVANVSNSGITPGQAAAIASTTIMVPFGLIFIVFAVHFYRSLVSHKTDRQFQELNELAEFARLQDQLDHRGDHPLTPGSHYA; encoded by the exons ATGTATCCGGAGCCCGCCCCGCCCCCGAGCAACAACAGTCCTGAGCTTCCCCTCGGCGGCGGCAGCACCACCAGCGGCAGCTACCGGAGCCACCACCGCAGTGGGGACGGGGAGCCCCCAGGATCGCCGCCGCCGGCCGCCGTCACCTACCCGGAGTGGGTCAGCCAGAGTTACTCCGAGGTGATGAGCCTCAACGAGCACTCGATGCAGGCGCTGTCCTGGCGCAAGCTGTACTTGAGTCGCGCCAAGCTCAAAGCTTCCAGCCGGACCTCGGCTCTACTCTCCGGCTTCGCCATG gtggCGATGGTGGAGGTACAGCTAGATGCTGCCCATGACTACCCACCTGGGCTGCTCATCGCCTTCAGTGCCTGCACAACAGTGCTGGTGGCTGTGCACCTGTTTGCGCTCATGATCAGCACCTGCATCCTGCCCAACATCGAGGCGGTGAGCAACGTGCACAACCTCAACTCTGTCAAGGAGTCGCCCCACGAGCGTATGCACCGCCACATCGAGCTGGCCTGGGCCTTCTCCACCGTCATCGGCACGCTGCTCTTCCTGGCCGAGGTCGTGCTGCTCTGTTGGGTCAAGTTCTTGCCCCTCAAGAAGCAGCCAGACCAACCACAGCTCACCACAAAGCCCCCAGCACCTGGTGTGGTCGCCAATGTCAGCAATAGTGGCATCACCCCGGGCCAGGCTGCCGCCATTGCCTCCACCACCATCATGGTCCCCTTCGGCCTGATCTTCATCGTTTTTGCCGTCCACTTCTACCGCTCACTGGTCAGCCATAAGACGGACCGACAGTTCCAGGAGCTCAACGAGCTGGCTGAGTTCGCCCGCTTGCAGGACCAGCTGGACCACAGAGGGGACCACCCCCTGACACCTGGCAGCCACTATGCCTAA